The Myxocyprinus asiaticus isolate MX2 ecotype Aquarium Trade chromosome 26, UBuf_Myxa_2, whole genome shotgun sequence genome has a window encoding:
- the LOC127416624 gene encoding uncharacterized protein LOC127416624, which translates to MLRIDRKHHSGGRGRVLTDQQEWAVLEMVRARNDIRLSEIKQAIEENNDTFANVASISLPTVACLLKRHQVSMKHIYLVAFERNNYQVKQLRAEYVQRVMVLDADVNHHKYIFVDEAGFNLDRTHRRGRKLIGQRATVQVLGQHGGNISMCAAISEDGVVGHRPLLGSYYTAHLIEFLNEIEPACQGEGHLCNCVGQCQVPPCRGGSSMVSGPSLIHDPLPAPILSFPQPY; encoded by the exons ATGCTTAGAATTGACAGAAAACACCATAGTGGTGGCCGGGGCCGTGTGCTGACTGACCAGCAGGAGTGGGCAGTGCTGGAAATGGTGAGGGCCAGGAATGATATACGGCTGTCGGAAATAAAGCAGGCAATTGAGGAGAACAATGACACCTTTGCCAATGTGGCATCCATCAGCCTACCAACAGTAGCCTGCCTTTTGAAGAGGCACCAGGTATCAATGAAACACATTTACCTGGTGGCTTTTGAGAGAAACAATTACCAGGTGAAACAACTGAGGGCTGAGTATGTTCAG aggGTGATGGTGCTTGATGCTGATGTGAACCATCACAAGTACATTTTTGTTGATGAAGCGGGCTTTAACCTGGACAGAACTCATCGCCGTGGACGGAAACTCATCGGCCAAAGGGCCACTGTCCAAGTGCTTGGACAACATGGAGGAAACATCTCCATGTGCGCAGCTATCTCTGAAGATGGTGTGGTAGGACATAGACCATTACTTGGCTCCTACTATACTGCACATCTCATTGAGTTTCTCAATGAAATTGAGCCAGCCTGTCAAGGTGAAGGTCACCTATGTAATTGTGTGGGGCAATGTCAGGTTCCACCATGCAGAGGTGGTTCAAGCATGGTTTCAGGCCCATCCCTGATTCATGACCCTCTACCTGCCCCCATACTCTCCTTTCCTCAACCCTATTGA